The following DNA comes from Desulfitibacter sp. BRH_c19.
TGTCCACTCTGTAAAGTTTTTTATAGCACAACTGTGGTCGGTCTCAATAATCAAAACATCGCCAACTGCTATTTTTTTAAGCTTCTTCATTGCCTTTAATAATGGAATTGGACATGCTTCATAAAGACAATCTATTCTTATTTCTGCCATAATTTTCCTCCACTACAACATAATATTATGTTTATCTTCATATCTTTTTAACAAATAAAACAGCAACATTAGTACTCCTATTTGTAGACCAATTGAACCAGGCCATCCAAAATAACTAGGAAGATGAATACTTGGCGCCTCATTGATAAAGTTCTTCTCCCACCACGGAAAGTGCCTAGCACCTAATAATGTGCCGATTAGGAAACCTATTAATACAATACACTGCATAAGAAATCCTTCTCCGATTCTCATTAACGTCCCAGTTGCACAGCCTCCTGCTATTACCATACCCACGCCAAATAAAAATCCTCCCAATGCAGTATGAAATCCAATAGAATAAATGTGCCCAGGTATTGTAGGAATACCCTGCAACAATGAATGATACTGAATAATAGAAAAAGTTATTGTCATAATTACCATGGCAATAACAATGGCTCGCAATATGGAAGTACTACCAACAATAACTGGATCTCTAAATCCTGCAGCAAAACAAAACCTACTTCTTTGAAGTATGAAACCGAATGCTATTCCAAAAGTCAAATAAATACCAAGTGTCTGTTCATTAGATCCAACTATATATAACAAAAGTAAAACCACGCAAAGGACAATTAAGAAAACAGGCTTTTGATCTTTTTTCTTTTTTCTAGGAACTATACTTCTTTCAATCTGAGGCATTTTACCCCCCATTTCTGCAATACATACTTTAAAGTACTATTCCTCACAAGCACATGTTTTTCCTGCAAAAGGAATATAGGAATCCAACATTGTTGGATTCCTATATTTTTTCCTGACAGGTTCTAAATTGTTGCTTATATATGGAGGAGGTAAGAATGTTTATTGATAGAAAAGTTAGCTACATTCAAAATATGTGAGACTGCTTTATTTCTTTTTTAGATTTATATCGATTCAGCCAGTTGTTAAGAGGACCTTGCAATCCTGGCACCCCTATCTTTTCCCAATCCCTATCAAACATTAAATCCATAAGGTGAAGTGATTTTTTGCCACCCAAGGTCATTGATTCCCTACATGCTGCACAATAAGTAACCATATGCTCTGATTTTGCCTCGGCAGCCCTGCGATTCATAACCCTCTTGGCAAGATCGGGATTTGCAGGCACAACCATACCCCCGAAACCACAACAGCGTGTATTATGTCTATTATGAGGCAATTCTTCAATTTTATAGCCCATTTCTCTCATTAAAAATCTCACAGAATCATGAATTTCATCAGCTTCTCTCGTAACACATGAGTCATGAAGAGCCATAACCTTTCCTTTACCAATTCCTTTCGCCTCTTCAGGAATACCTATCTCTCTCAAGACCTCATATAGTGAACGAACTTTTAAGTGAGGACTCATATTTGTAATCATACTGTAACAAGACTGGCATGCTACAATAATTTCTTCCACTTCTAATTGTTTAAACGCATCTTCTAGCATGGAATATCTTTCTCTAAATTCCTTTTCTAGTCCTAAGGCCTTTGTAGGTTTACCACAGCACTTTAAGACGGCACCGGTTCCAGGCAGTTCTTTTTGCAAATATCTTAATATTTCTCCTACTAATTTTGGCGAATAGGAAGGTAAGCTACAGCCAGGCATAAATGCCCTCTTCGTATATCCTGCCTTAAGGTCTGGTTTAACTATATTAAATATTGGGTGGAACCCTAGCTTTTGATGCATATAAATTGGTTTATGCTGAGGTAATGGACCTTCCCCATCTTTTACAAGATCCTTGCGCATTTGAGCAAATATTTCACTAAACTTATATTCCTTAGGACAATTTATGGTGCACTGGTTACACATATTGCAAGAGTATGGAATTAATGGATCTATACAACAAGCTGCCAATGTCTGCTCCATCAATTGTTTTGGGTATTCACAAAATTCATTAAGCATAATACATTCTTTCATGCACAACTTACATTCACACTGTAGACACCTTGTTGCCTCATGAATAGCACACTTTTCTGTAAAACCAACTTCAACCTCGTCAAAGGTTGTTAATCGCCTTTCAATAGGTATTCTTTTAACCTTAGTACGGATGGTTCCCTTTTCTTCATCCTTTATTTCTCTAACTAGTGTCGTCTCAAAAGTACCTTCCTTCTCTCTACCAATAGTTAAATCTTCATCTTTAAAATACTTGTCAATGGAAATGGCTGCTTTCTTACCATGAGCTACTGCTTCTATGGCAATTAAAGGTCTACCAACCATGTCTCCCCCTGCGAATATCTTTAAGTTGGTAGTCTGTAATGTTATTGGATCAACCTTTATCTTTCCATTAGGTGCTAATATGTCTGAATGTCCATTAAGAAAATTACTTTCAACACCCTGACCAATTGCCAATATCACCATGTCAGTATCAAGTAATAAATTTTCTTCCTCACTATATTTAGGATTAAAACTACCTTCACTATCAAATAAAGATACACATTTTACTAGGTCTATCTTCTCTACTTTTCCTTCTCCCAAGAATTGCTTAATACCATACCCATCAATTATTTTAATTCCTTCCTCTTCTGCCTCCTCTACCTCCCAGGAGTGGGCTGGCATTTCATGCTTTTGTTCAAGGCATACCATGATTACTTCTTCTGCACCTTTTCGAACAGCACTTCTAGCTACATCAATTGCAACATTTCCTCCACCAATTACTACAACCTTTTTGCCTACTTTCTGTGCTTCGCCTAAACTCACATTTCTTAAAAAATCTACTCCTGGTTCTATCCCCTCTAGTTCTTTTCCTGGGACATCAAGCATTATACTTTTGTGAGCACCCGCAGCAATAAAGACTGTATCATAATCATTTAATAAATCATCAAATTGAATGTCTTTGCCTATTTCAGTATTTAAATGAATAGTTACACCCATTAATGGCAAAATACTATATTCAAAGTCTATAACTTCTCGAGGAAGACGATAGGCAGGAATACCTACTCTCATCATACCCCCCACAACAGGTAATCTTTCAAATATTGTTACTGCGTATCCTTTTTTTCTCAAAATATATGCAGCCATAGCACCCGCTGGTCCCGCACCAATAATAGCTACTTTTTGTGGCTTTTCATTTCCCTCAATACTAATGTCCCATTCAAACTCACTATCATAATTGGCTGCAAATCTTTTTAGCTGCTGTACAGCAAGGGGCTCCCCTTCTTCATTTTGTTTGCATTTTTCTTCACAAGGATGGGCACATATTCTTCCCAATGTACCTGGGAAAGGCAAATCTTTGCGAATTATTGCTAGGGCTTCCCTGAAGTCGCCATCTGCAATTTTGCCAACATACCCCTTAACATCAATATGTAAAGGACATGTAGCTACGCAA
Coding sequences within:
- a CDS encoding response regulator SirA, yielding MAEIRIDCLYEACPIPLLKAMKKLKKIAVGDVLIIETDHSCAIKNFTEWTQKNNLPCEIVEVDNGEWEIRLIKR
- a CDS encoding transporter — its product is MYLTFGIAFGFILQRSRFCFAAGFRDPVIVGSTSILRAIVIAMVIMTITFSIIQYHSLLQGIPTIPGHIYSIGFHTALGGFLFGVGMVIAGGCATGTLMRIGEGFLMQCIVLIGFLIGTLLGARHFPWWEKNFINEAPSIHLPSYFGWPGSIGLQIGVLMLLFYLLKRYEDKHNIML
- a CDS encoding pyridine nucleotide-disulfide oxidoreductase produces the protein MTQFKDDEILRQKMQDIVEECMGESPSFCVATCPLHIDVKGYVGKIADGDFREALAIIRKDLPFPGTLGRICAHPCEEKCKQNEEGEPLAVQQLKRFAANYDSEFEWDISIEGNEKPQKVAIIGAGPAGAMAAYILRKKGYAVTIFERLPVVGGMMRVGIPAYRLPREVIDFEYSILPLMGVTIHLNTEIGKDIQFDDLLNDYDTVFIAAGAHKSIMLDVPGKELEGIEPGVDFLRNVSLGEAQKVGKKVVVIGGGNVAIDVARSAVRKGAEEVIMVCLEQKHEMPAHSWEVEEAEEEGIKIIDGYGIKQFLGEGKVEKIDLVKCVSLFDSEGSFNPKYSEEENLLLDTDMVILAIGQGVESNFLNGHSDILAPNGKIKVDPITLQTTNLKIFAGGDMVGRPLIAIEAVAHGKKAAISIDKYFKDEDLTIGREKEGTFETTLVREIKDEEKGTIRTKVKRIPIERRLTTFDEVEVGFTEKCAIHEATRCLQCECKLCMKECIMLNEFCEYPKQLMEQTLAACCIDPLIPYSCNMCNQCTINCPKEYKFSEIFAQMRKDLVKDGEGPLPQHKPIYMHQKLGFHPIFNIVKPDLKAGYTKRAFMPGCSLPSYSPKLVGEILRYLQKELPGTGAVLKCCGKPTKALGLEKEFRERYSMLEDAFKQLEVEEIIVACQSCYSMITNMSPHLKVRSLYEVLREIGIPEEAKGIGKGKVMALHDSCVTREADEIHDSVRFLMREMGYKIEELPHNRHNTRCCGFGGMVVPANPDLAKRVMNRRAAEAKSEHMVTYCAACRESMTLGGKKSLHLMDLMFDRDWEKIGVPGLQGPLNNWLNRYKSKKEIKQSHIF